One part of the Myxococcales bacterium genome encodes these proteins:
- a CDS encoding M20 family metallopeptidase — protein MKSKIREYFKAHRDEIRKKSLKLLSEMVAVRSVNCGKAQLSDHPYLKISGEESKVVDILKRYFDAAGIDYKVYEMIEGRGNIIATYGEGEKSLCIGCHLDVVPAGERAEWASDPWVMTEKDGKVYGRGVMDNKGQSVACVMAMELLKNAGVSLKGELVLAALAGEEFREKDEPDPGIAFVTSKGYLKPTFAIIPDIGGHMMKIDIAEKGRTVIKVKSHGKQAHGSTPELGINAIEKLAHFIAKVEKFELKHEHHPILKKPSVNLGIIRGGSAANNVANYAEAIYDIRYVPGQSAEGIVADMRSCTEGIKDGRFEFEILDNNPPHQVDPDNILVKTIQSNAREIIGREPEPFGMGGGTFAKPFNLAGILAVGFGPGDADDFHVANEALDIEEMLQFIELIACISCDLLGVN, from the coding sequence ATGAAATCCAAGATCCGCGAGTATTTCAAGGCGCACAGAGATGAAATCAGGAAGAAGTCGCTCAAGCTGCTCTCCGAGATGGTGGCGGTAAGGTCGGTCAACTGCGGCAAGGCGCAGCTATCCGACCACCCATACCTCAAGATCAGCGGCGAGGAATCCAAGGTGGTAGATATCCTAAAAAGATATTTCGACGCAGCCGGAATAGATTACAAAGTTTACGAGATGATCGAAGGGCGTGGCAACATAATCGCTACTTACGGCGAGGGGGAAAAATCCCTCTGTATAGGCTGCCATCTCGATGTCGTTCCGGCGGGCGAGAGGGCTGAATGGGCGAGCGATCCGTGGGTCATGACCGAAAAAGATGGCAAGGTCTACGGCCGTGGCGTCATGGATAATAAGGGGCAGTCGGTTGCCTGTGTGATGGCGATGGAACTCCTGAAAAACGCCGGCGTTTCGCTTAAAGGAGAACTGGTTCTAGCTGCGCTCGCTGGCGAGGAATTTCGCGAGAAGGATGAACCCGATCCCGGTATAGCCTTCGTCACGTCCAAGGGATATCTGAAGCCGACCTTCGCGATCATCCCCGATATCGGCGGGCACATGATGAAGATAGACATTGCTGAGAAGGGGCGCACTGTCATCAAGGTAAAATCGCACGGCAAGCAGGCCCATGGATCTACGCCGGAGCTGGGAATTAACGCGATAGAGAAACTCGCCCACTTCATCGCCAAGGTCGAGAAGTTCGAACTTAAACACGAGCACCATCCCATCCTGAAAAAACCTTCGGTCAATCTAGGAATCATACGGGGTGGCAGCGCCGCGAATAACGTCGCCAACTACGCGGAGGCGATCTACGACATCCGCTACGTCCCCGGACAGAGTGCAGAGGGAATCGTAGCGGATATGAGGAGCTGCACGGAAGGCATAAAGGACGGGAGGTTTGAGTTCGAGATCCTCGACAATAATCCGCCGCATCAGGTCGATCCGGACAACATCCTTGTGAAAACGATACAGTCGAACGCGCGCGAGATCATCGGCCGCGAGCCTGAACCGTTCGGAATGGGGGGAGGGACCTTTGCTAAGCCCTTTAATCTGGCCGGGATACTCGCGGTTGGTTTTGGCCCTGGCGATGCCGACGATTTTCACGTCGCCAACGAGGCTTTGGATATAGAGGAGATGCTTCAGTTTATAGAGCTCATCGCCTGCATTTCCTGCGATCTGCTCGGAGTGAACTGA